A genomic region of Mustela erminea isolate mMusErm1 chromosome 12, mMusErm1.Pri, whole genome shotgun sequence contains the following coding sequences:
- the RPL12 gene encoding 60S ribosomal protein L12 has translation MPPKFDPNEIKVVYLRCTGGEVGATSALAPKIGPLGLSPKKVGDDIAKATGDWKGLRITVKLTIQNRQAQIEVVPSASALIIKALKEPPRDRKKQKNIKHSGNITFDEIVNIARQMRHRSLARELSGTIKEILGTAQSVGCNVDGRHPHDIIDDINSGAVECPAS, from the exons ATGCCGCCCAAGTTCGACCCCAACGAGATCAAAGTCG tgtACCTGAGGTGCACCGGTGGTGAAGTCGGCGCCACGTCTGCCCTGGCCCCGAAGATCGGCCCCCTGGGTCTG TCTCCAAAAAAGGTTGGTGATGACATTGCCAAGGCGACTGGTGATTGGAAGGGTCTAAGGATTACTGTGAAGCTGACCATTCAGAACAGACAGGCCCAG ATTGAAGTGgtaccttctgcctctgccctgatTATCAAAGCCCTCAAGGAACcaccaagagacagaaagaagcagaaaaaca tTAAGCACAGTGGAAATATCACTTTTGATGAGATCGTCAATATTGCCCGACAGATGCGGCATCGATCTTTAGCCAGAGAACTCTCTG gaaCCATTAAAGAGATCCTGGGGACCGCCCAGTCTGTGGGCTGCAATGTTGATGGCCGCCACCCTCATGACATCATAGATGACATTAACAGTGGTGCCGTGGAATGCCCAGCT agttaa